In Tursiops truncatus isolate mTurTru1 chromosome X, mTurTru1.mat.Y, whole genome shotgun sequence, the following proteins share a genomic window:
- the KLHL34 gene encoding kelch-like protein 34, with the protein MSYFLSYCKAHGGALLTGYQALRAEGFLCDVTLEAEGSEFPAHRSLLACSSDYFRALFKSHTRESRAPVIHLHVPSAAGLQRLLDFIYTAWLPLSMDTVEDTLEAASYLQVTEALGLCGRYLERQLDPDNCCFAANMAARFGLVHTLGVAERCIVSHLRELLARGAGPAGLLELNPASLRAVLGAPDVARVPEARLLGLALAWLRQEPEAERLAHCAALLERVRFGLVPTDVLRRVYSGSGLTLPSRVKGLIIQALNYHTSPSRQPLMQGEQTSVRSPQTRILLVGGCRGREVVTEEVVAPRRAARGRGAAAEPEEEEEEEEQVEEEEEWELTQDVVAFDGYNHRWRSLTRLPAPLLGHSVCAAGNFLFVLGGETPSGGGSSPTADGLRAVTAEVHRYDPRFHAWTTVPAMREARAHFWCGAVGEGLLAVGGLGAGGEALASVEMYDLRWDRWTAAGALPRALHGHAGAVGNCGVVYVSGGKAGRGEGGANSLRDLFSLGPGEQAWSKRAPMGTARFGHHMAALRGALFAFLGRYEPFSEIERYDPGTDQWTRLRPLPYDRFCYGLAVVDETVLLLGGLKWQDSRQVPTRNVVGYDLDLDRWEDTGCALPWAWSGLQCAVLQLAEGGDEEREGEPGEAPDLVLGLMGQ; encoded by the coding sequence ATGAGTTACTTCCTGTCTTACTGCAAAGCTCATGGCGGCGCGCTGCTCACCGGCTACCAGGCCCTGCGCGCCGAGGGCTTTCTGTGCGACGTGACTCTGGAGGCCGAGGGCAGCGAGTTCCCGGCGCACAGGTCGCTCCTCGCGTGTTCCAGCGACTACTTCAGGGCCCTGTTCAAGAGCCACACCCGGGAATCCCGGGCGCCCGTGATCCACCTGCATGTGCCGTCAGCGGCCGGCCTGCAGCGCCTGCTGGACTTCATCTACACCGCCTGGCTGCCGCTCTCCATGGACACCGTGGAGGACACGCTGGAGGCCGCCAGCTACCTGCAGGTCACCGAGGCCCTGGGGTTGTGCGGCCGCTACCTGGAGCGCCAGCTAGACCCTGATAACTGCTGCTTCGCCGCCAACATGGCGGCGCGCTTCGGCCTGGTGCACACGCTGGGCGTGGCCGAGCGCTGCATTGTGAGCCACCTGCGGGAGCTGCTGGCGCGGGGCGCGGGCCCCGCCGGGCTGCTGGAGCTCAACCCCGCGTCGCTGAGGGCCGTGCTGGGTGCCCCTGACGTGGCGCGCGTGCCCGAGGCCCGGCTGCTGGGCCTGGCTCTGGCCTGGCTGCGGCAGGAGCCCGAGGCCGAACGGCTGGCCCACTGCGCCGCGCTGCTCGAGCGCGTCCGCTTCGGCCTGGTGCCCACCGACGTGCTGCGGCGCGTGTACTCGGGCTCCGGCCTCACCCTGCCCTCCCGGGTCAAGGGCCTCATCATCCAGGCCCTCAACTACCACACGTCGCCCTCCCGCCAGCCGCTCATGCAGGGCGAGCAGACCAGCGTCCGGAGCCCCCAAACCCGCATCTTGTTGGTCGGGGGGTGCAGGGGGCGGGAGGTGGTGACCGAGGAGGTCGTGGCCCCCCGGCGGGCAGCCAGGGGGAGGGGCGCCGCGGCGGAGCccgaggaagaggaggaggaagaggagcaggtggaggaggaggaggagtgggAGCTTACCCAGGACGTGGTGGCCTTTGACGGGTACAACCACCGCTGGCGCAGCCTCACGCGGCTGCCCGCTCCGCTACTGGGACACAGCGTGTGCGCCGCGGGCAACTTCCTGTTCGTCCTCGGCGGGGAGACCCCGTCGGGCGGCGGCTCCTCCCCCACAGCCGACGGCCTGCGGGCGGTCACGGCCGAAGTGCACCGTTATGACCCGCGCTTCCACGCTTGGACAACTGTGCCCGCTATGCGGGAAGCGCGGGCCCATTTCTGGTGCGGCGCCGTGGGTGAGGGGCTCCTGGCCGTCGGGGGCCTGGGCGCGGGCGGCGAAGCGCTGGCTTCAGTGGAGATGTACGACCTGCGCTGGGACCGCTGGACGGCGGCCGGGGCGCTGCCGCGGGCCCTGCACGGCCACGCGGGGGCTGTCGGGAACTGCGGCGTCGTGTATGTCTCCGGGGGCAAGGCGGGGAGAGGCGAGGGCGGCGCGAACAGCCTCCGGGACTTGTTCTCCCTGGGCCCCGGGGAGCAGGCGTGGAGCAAGAGGGCGCCTATGGGCACGGCCCGCTTCGGGCACCACATGGCCGCACTGCGCGGCGCGCTGTTCGCGTTTCTGGGGCGCTACGAGCCCTTCTCCGAAATCGAGCGCTACGACCCCGGCACCGACCAGTGGACTCGGCTGCGGCCGCTACCCTACGACCGCTTCTGCTATGGGCTGGCCGTGGTCGACGAGACGGTGCTGCTGCTGGGAGGCCTGAAGTGGCAGGACTCACGCCAGGTGCCTACCCGCAACGTGGTGGGTTATGACCTCGACCTGGACCGCTGGGAGGACACTGGCTGCGCGCTGCCTTGGGCCTGGAGCGGCCTGCAGTGCGCAGTGCTGCAGCTGGCCGAGGGTGGGGacgaggagagggagggagagcctgGAGAGGCGCCAGATTTAGTGCTGGGCTTAATGGGTCAGTGA